The Azospirillum baldaniorum genome contains a region encoding:
- a CDS encoding ABC transporter substrate-binding protein, whose protein sequence is MIRAKLAVTAAVVALGAGLWAGAAQADITIALAGPMTGAAAAYGEQTRAGVEAAVADINAKGGLLGQKLVLTIADDACDAKQAVAAANKLVSQNVAAVIGHVCSGASIAASNVYGEEGIVMISPTATSPQLTDRGLKNVFRVCGRDDQQGEVAAKLIADRYKGKKVAIVHDKQAYGQGLADDVKRRLNAAGITEAAFTSITAGEKDYSALITRLKSDGVDVLYYGGYDQELGLIARQAADQQFRPQIIGADGIQPQSYWNIAGDTAEGTLFTFSPDPQRNPAAKPVVEALQAKNIRTDGFTLFAYAAVQTYAEAVQKANSAKPDAVAKALRAGPSFDTVVGSLSFDDKGDLKQPGYVFWAWRNGEKVQVD, encoded by the coding sequence ATGATCCGTGCGAAGCTGGCTGTGACCGCCGCCGTCGTCGCCCTGGGGGCCGGCCTGTGGGCCGGGGCCGCCCAGGCCGACATCACCATCGCGCTGGCCGGCCCGATGACCGGCGCCGCCGCCGCCTATGGCGAACAGACCCGCGCCGGCGTCGAGGCCGCCGTGGCCGACATCAACGCCAAGGGCGGGCTGCTCGGCCAGAAGCTGGTCCTGACCATCGCCGACGACGCCTGCGACGCCAAGCAGGCGGTCGCCGCCGCCAACAAGCTGGTGAGCCAGAACGTCGCCGCGGTGATCGGCCATGTCTGCTCCGGCGCCTCCATCGCCGCTTCCAACGTCTACGGCGAGGAGGGGATCGTGATGATCTCCCCCACCGCGACCAGCCCGCAGCTCACCGACCGCGGCCTGAAGAACGTCTTCCGCGTCTGCGGCCGCGACGACCAGCAGGGCGAGGTGGCGGCCAAGCTGATCGCCGACCGCTACAAGGGCAAGAAGGTCGCCATCGTCCACGACAAGCAGGCCTACGGCCAGGGCCTCGCCGACGACGTGAAGCGCCGCCTGAACGCCGCCGGCATCACCGAGGCCGCCTTCACCAGCATCACCGCCGGCGAGAAGGACTATTCCGCGCTCATCACCCGGCTGAAGTCGGACGGCGTGGACGTGCTCTACTACGGCGGCTACGACCAGGAGCTGGGCCTGATCGCCCGCCAGGCGGCCGACCAGCAGTTCCGCCCGCAGATCATCGGCGCCGACGGCATCCAGCCTCAGTCCTACTGGAACATCGCCGGCGACACGGCGGAAGGCACGCTGTTCACCTTCTCGCCCGATCCGCAGCGCAACCCCGCCGCCAAGCCGGTGGTGGAGGCCCTGCAGGCCAAGAACATCCGCACCGACGGCTTCACCCTGTTCGCCTACGCCGCGGTGCAGACCTACGCGGAAGCCGTGCAGAAGGCCAACAGCGCCAAGCCCGACGCCGTGGCGAAGGCCCTGCGCGCCGGCCCGTCCTTCGACACGGTGGTCGGCTCGCTGTCCTTCGACGACAAGGGCGACCTGAAGCAGCCGGGCTACGTGTTCTGGGCCTGGAGGAACGGCGAGAAGGTCCAGGTGGACTGA
- a CDS encoding phosphatase PAP2 family protein, with protein MSDEGFTDRVLDGVNGLDGTARRKAVALGAEVPALRDGLQVPSSRMVLMPALGALWAAGLGMEKPGWSRLARQGLLAIALGTVAGKGIKRVVCRARPNEGRDPSRWGKADGKHASFPSGHAINVSALTTAVGLNRGLSPATMVSLGFAAAVGWSSLATERHWASDYAAGMATGVLAGLAAKALDGWAEDQLS; from the coding sequence ATGAGCGACGAGGGTTTCACGGACCGCGTTCTGGACGGCGTGAACGGGCTGGACGGCACCGCCCGCCGCAAGGCCGTCGCCCTGGGCGCGGAGGTGCCGGCCCTGCGCGACGGGCTCCAGGTGCCCAGCTCCCGCATGGTGCTGATGCCGGCGCTGGGCGCGCTGTGGGCGGCCGGGCTGGGCATGGAGAAGCCGGGCTGGTCGCGCCTTGCCCGGCAGGGGCTGCTCGCCATCGCGCTGGGGACGGTGGCCGGCAAGGGGATCAAGCGCGTCGTCTGCCGCGCCCGCCCGAACGAGGGCCGCGACCCCAGCCGCTGGGGCAAGGCGGACGGCAAGCACGCCTCCTTCCCCTCCGGCCACGCCATCAACGTGTCGGCGCTGACCACGGCGGTCGGGCTGAACCGCGGCCTGTCCCCGGCGACCATGGTCAGCCTGGGCTTCGCCGCGGCGGTGGGTTGGTCGAGCCTCGCCACCGAACGGCATTGGGCGTCCGACTACGCCGCCGGCATGGCGACCGGCGTTCTGGCCGGTCTGGCCGCCAAGGCGCTGGACGGCTGGGCGGAGGACCAACTGTCCTGA
- a CDS encoding [protein-PII] uridylyltransferase: MLSTRAASADASDAKDAGTANIPNKRAILSRRKLAEDLEKLVAEHGTGDKLRPALIARLRGALNDGRAEVRARFEAKGSGEDCVRQNCYLADGVVRSLADLTVTHIFPSPNPTSGEVFDIVATGGYGRGELAPFSDIDLLFLLPYKRTPRVEQVVEYMLYILWDLGLKVGHAVRSVDDCIRQSKADVTIRTAILESRYLWGPRKLFTELRRRFDREVVAGTGPEFVEAKLAERDNRHLKLGDSRYVLEPNLKDGKGGLRDLQTLFWIAKYLYRVEDVDDLVGKKVLLPEEAQRFAKAQNFLWTARCHLHYLTGRMEDRLTFDVQTSIGNRMGYTDHAGTKGVERFMKHYFLVAKDVGDLTRIFCAALEAESKRPPKFNILRLAALSRRKDVDGFVVDGERLNVRSDRQFKDEPLDMIRLFHTAQQNDIDIHPNALRAITRSLSVVGPKLRADLEANRLFLEILTGRKDPEITLRRMNEAGVLARFIPDFGRVVAQMQYDMYHVYTVDEHTLFALGILHKIEMGELTDELPLSSEVIHKVVSRRALYVAVLLHDIAKGRGGDHSILGARVAEKLCPRLGLTAEETETVAWLVRWHLAMSYTAFKRDLEDDKTVRDFVSLVQSPERLRLLLVLTVADIRAVGPQRWNNWKATLLRELYNRSEEVMSGGLSVEGRGRRIQAAQAALRAELTDFDDADFDRHLALGYPAYWLAFDAETLGRQARLVREALRDERPLTVNTRIDRGRAITEVTIFATDHHGLFSRLAGALAAAGADIVDARIFTMTNGMALDVFTVQDAAGGGAFESGDKLAKLSVMIEKVLSGQLKPLHDLTKRKAPHASRTRVFHVPPRVLIDNNASTTHTVIEVNGRDRPGLLYDLTRALTNLTLQISSAKISTYGEKAIDVFYVKDVFGLKVTHESKLAQIRERLLHALADPAG; the protein is encoded by the coding sequence ATGCTCTCCACCCGCGCCGCCTCCGCCGACGCGTCCGACGCCAAGGACGCCGGCACCGCCAACATCCCCAACAAGCGCGCGATCCTGTCCCGGCGCAAGCTGGCGGAGGACCTGGAGAAGCTGGTGGCGGAGCATGGGACCGGCGACAAGCTGCGCCCCGCCCTGATCGCCCGGCTGCGCGGCGCGCTGAACGACGGACGGGCGGAGGTGCGCGCCCGCTTCGAGGCCAAGGGGTCGGGCGAGGACTGCGTGCGGCAGAACTGCTACCTCGCCGACGGGGTGGTGCGTTCGCTGGCCGACCTGACGGTCACCCACATCTTCCCTTCGCCCAACCCGACCTCCGGCGAGGTGTTCGACATCGTCGCCACCGGCGGCTACGGCCGGGGCGAGTTGGCGCCCTTCTCCGACATCGACCTGCTGTTCCTGCTGCCCTACAAGCGCACCCCGCGGGTGGAGCAGGTGGTCGAGTACATGCTCTACATCCTGTGGGATCTCGGGCTGAAGGTCGGCCACGCGGTGCGCAGCGTCGACGACTGCATCCGCCAGTCCAAGGCCGACGTGACCATCCGCACCGCCATCCTGGAGTCCCGCTACCTCTGGGGTCCGCGCAAGCTGTTCACCGAGCTGCGCCGCCGCTTCGACCGCGAGGTGGTGGCCGGCACCGGGCCGGAGTTCGTCGAGGCCAAGCTGGCCGAGCGCGACAACCGCCACCTGAAGCTGGGCGACAGCCGCTACGTGCTGGAGCCCAACCTGAAGGACGGCAAGGGAGGCCTGCGCGACCTGCAGACCCTGTTCTGGATCGCCAAGTACCTGTACCGGGTCGAGGACGTCGACGATCTGGTCGGCAAGAAGGTGCTGCTGCCGGAGGAGGCGCAGCGCTTCGCCAAGGCGCAGAACTTCCTGTGGACCGCGCGCTGCCACCTGCACTACCTGACCGGGCGCATGGAGGACCGGCTGACCTTCGACGTGCAGACGTCGATCGGCAACCGCATGGGCTACACCGACCACGCCGGGACCAAGGGCGTGGAACGCTTCATGAAGCATTACTTCCTGGTCGCCAAGGACGTGGGCGACCTGACCCGCATCTTCTGCGCGGCGCTGGAGGCGGAATCGAAGCGCCCGCCGAAGTTCAACATCCTGCGGCTGGCCGCACTCTCCCGCCGCAAGGACGTGGACGGCTTCGTGGTGGACGGCGAGCGGCTGAACGTCCGCAGCGACCGCCAGTTCAAGGACGAGCCGCTGGACATGATCCGGCTGTTCCACACCGCCCAGCAGAACGACATCGACATCCACCCCAACGCGCTACGCGCCATCACGCGCTCGCTGTCGGTGGTCGGGCCGAAGCTGCGCGCCGACCTGGAGGCCAACCGGCTGTTCCTGGAGATCCTGACCGGCCGCAAGGACCCGGAGATCACGCTGCGCCGCATGAACGAGGCCGGGGTGCTGGCCCGCTTCATCCCCGACTTCGGCCGGGTCGTCGCGCAGATGCAGTACGACATGTACCACGTCTACACGGTGGACGAGCACACGCTGTTCGCGCTGGGCATCCTGCACAAGATCGAGATGGGCGAGCTGACCGACGAGCTGCCGCTGTCGTCGGAGGTGATCCACAAGGTGGTGTCGCGGCGCGCGCTCTACGTCGCGGTGCTGCTGCACGACATCGCCAAGGGCCGCGGCGGCGACCATTCCATCCTCGGCGCGCGGGTGGCGGAGAAGCTGTGCCCGCGGCTCGGCCTGACGGCGGAGGAGACGGAGACGGTCGCCTGGCTGGTGCGCTGGCACCTCGCCATGTCCTACACCGCCTTCAAGCGCGATCTGGAGGACGACAAGACGGTGCGCGACTTCGTCTCGCTCGTTCAGTCGCCGGAGCGGCTGCGCCTGCTTCTGGTGCTGACGGTGGCGGACATCCGGGCGGTCGGGCCGCAGCGCTGGAACAATTGGAAGGCCACGCTTCTGCGCGAGCTGTACAACCGCTCGGAGGAGGTGATGTCCGGCGGCCTGTCGGTCGAAGGGCGCGGGCGCCGCATCCAGGCCGCCCAGGCGGCGCTGCGGGCCGAACTGACGGACTTCGACGACGCCGATTTCGACCGGCATCTCGCGCTCGGCTACCCCGCCTACTGGCTGGCCTTCGACGCGGAGACGCTGGGCCGGCAGGCGCGGCTGGTCCGCGAGGCGCTGCGCGACGAGCGGCCGCTGACCGTCAACACGCGCATCGACCGCGGCCGGGCGATCACCGAGGTGACGATCTTTGCCACCGACCACCACGGCCTGTTCTCCCGCCTCGCCGGGGCGCTGGCGGCGGCGGGAGCGGATATCGTCGACGCCCGCATCTTCACCATGACCAACGGCATGGCGCTGGACGTCTTCACCGTGCAGGACGCGGCGGGCGGCGGCGCCTTCGAGAGCGGCGACAAGCTCGCCAAGCTGTCGGTGATGATCGAGAAGGTGCTGTCCGGCCAGTTGAAGCCGCTGCACGACCTGACCAAGCGCAAGGCCCCGCACGCCAGCCGCACCCGCGTCTTCCACGTCCCGCCGCGCGTGCTGATCGACAACAACGCCTCGACCACCCACACGGTGATCGAGGTCAACGGGCGCGACCGCCCCGGCCTGCTCTACGACCTGACCCGCGCGCTGACCAACCTGACGCTGCAGATCTCGTCGGCGAAGATCTCGACCTACGGGGAGAAGGCCATCGACGTCTTCTATGTGAAGGACGTCTTCGGCCTGAAGGTCACCCACGAGAGCAAGCTGGCCCAGATCCGCGAGCGGCTGCTGCACGCGCTCGCCGATCCGGCGGGCTGA
- a CDS encoding ATP-binding protein, translating to MEARLVLPAVAVAVAIAALWWTLLTRIDREERFLDQTTRQHTAAMAQLVEEQAIATFRRLDDLLIDVASHVEKDIPLLIPTRRSFEEGLAASIRIYDANSWLSMGLGRTTTRNPVLEWEEFARHKSGAHRKGNQKGFVIGLPFVSPGTSDVFIPVSRRLEGTDGTFRGVAVIDVPAEIFSRFYGRLDLPRDSSVAIARADGPLLARQALQDQVFGRSFRGSGLWPEAGSGTVRHHRVVSPVDGVERIYAFRASADYPLMTVVGESVETVFGAWRQNRFYSIIWAAATTAVILLFTTAFLVELQRRRHGDRALRIRNRAMEWSGDGILIADATRPGVPVVYTNPAFSRLMGIAPGAADGRATRDVLGSSMEDEEGLCPLCDGAEDAGDTRAEFARPGAAGRGASEVWLELRASPVRGAGGRLVSVIATVRDITEHKTAQAALAEARREADRANIGKSKFLAAASHDLRQPVQSLMLLMEALSARATDPAMRKILTTMDRALGALKMLLDGLLDVSRLEAGAVEPKRAVFPVTELLDRIAANSRPVAVRKGLLLHIMPCDAHVDSDPMLLGRILQNLVENALRYTNRGRILVGCRRRGAVLRIEVWDTGIGIPTDRQEDIFQEFVQVGNASRDRDQGLGLGLAVVRRLAGMLNHPVTLRSEPGRGSVFRVEVPLADPPAPAETLAEDFPVTARMRAGARVLVVEDDPIVREGLCAMIRQWGHEVFPAASFGEAVEALRRHPDPDVIVADYRLGEGHSGTETIREVRRRSKRPIPGILVTGDTAPERLAEAEAGKFSILHKPVLADDLRRAIALALAPAALAPPAPSAPSGAAPRELVD from the coding sequence ATGGAAGCTCGTCTCGTTCTTCCCGCCGTTGCGGTCGCCGTCGCCATCGCGGCGCTGTGGTGGACGCTGCTGACCCGCATCGACCGCGAGGAGCGCTTCCTCGACCAGACGACCCGCCAGCACACGGCGGCGATGGCGCAGCTGGTCGAGGAACAGGCCATCGCCACCTTCCGCCGGCTGGACGATCTTCTGATCGACGTCGCCTCCCATGTCGAAAAGGACATTCCGCTCCTGATTCCCACCCGCCGGTCGTTCGAGGAAGGATTGGCCGCCTCCATCCGGATTTACGACGCGAACAGCTGGCTGTCCATGGGCTTGGGGCGGACCACCACCCGCAACCCGGTGCTGGAGTGGGAGGAGTTCGCCCGGCACAAGTCCGGCGCCCACCGGAAGGGGAACCAGAAGGGGTTCGTCATCGGTCTGCCCTTCGTCAGCCCTGGCACGTCGGACGTGTTCATCCCGGTGTCGCGCCGGCTGGAGGGGACGGACGGGACGTTCCGCGGCGTCGCCGTGATCGACGTCCCGGCGGAGATCTTCTCCCGCTTCTACGGGCGGCTGGACCTGCCGCGCGACAGCTCGGTCGCCATCGCCCGCGCGGACGGCCCCCTGCTGGCCCGCCAAGCCCTTCAGGACCAGGTGTTCGGGCGCAGCTTCCGCGGCTCCGGTCTGTGGCCGGAGGCCGGCAGCGGAACCGTCCGGCACCATCGCGTCGTCAGCCCGGTGGACGGGGTGGAGCGCATCTACGCCTTCCGCGCCTCCGCCGACTACCCGCTGATGACGGTGGTCGGTGAGTCGGTGGAGACGGTGTTCGGCGCGTGGCGGCAGAACCGCTTCTATTCCATCATCTGGGCCGCCGCCACCACCGCGGTGATCCTGCTGTTCACCACCGCCTTCCTGGTGGAGCTTCAGCGGCGGCGCCACGGCGACCGGGCGCTGCGCATCCGCAACCGGGCGATGGAATGGAGCGGCGACGGCATCCTGATCGCCGACGCCACCCGGCCGGGTGTGCCGGTGGTCTACACCAACCCCGCCTTTTCCCGGCTGATGGGGATCGCTCCCGGCGCCGCCGACGGGCGTGCCACGCGGGACGTGCTGGGCAGTTCGATGGAGGACGAGGAGGGCTTGTGTCCGCTGTGCGACGGCGCGGAGGACGCCGGGGACACGCGCGCGGAGTTCGCCCGTCCGGGCGCCGCGGGACGCGGTGCGTCGGAGGTCTGGCTGGAGCTGCGCGCCTCGCCGGTGCGCGGCGCCGGGGGGAGGCTGGTCAGCGTGATCGCCACCGTCCGCGACATCACCGAGCACAAGACCGCCCAGGCCGCGCTGGCCGAGGCGCGGCGGGAGGCCGACCGCGCCAACATCGGCAAGTCGAAGTTCCTGGCGGCGGCCAGCCACGACCTGCGCCAGCCCGTGCAGTCGCTGATGCTGCTGATGGAGGCGCTGTCCGCCCGCGCCACCGATCCCGCCATGCGCAAGATCCTGACCACCATGGACCGCGCGCTGGGCGCCCTGAAGATGCTGCTCGACGGGCTGCTCGACGTGTCGCGGCTGGAGGCCGGAGCGGTGGAGCCCAAGCGCGCGGTCTTCCCGGTGACCGAGCTGCTGGACCGCATCGCCGCCAACAGCCGCCCGGTGGCGGTGCGCAAGGGGTTGCTGCTGCACATCATGCCCTGCGACGCCCATGTGGACAGCGACCCGATGCTGCTCGGCCGCATCCTGCAGAACCTCGTCGAGAACGCTCTGCGCTACACCAACCGCGGGCGCATCCTGGTCGGCTGCCGACGGCGCGGCGCGGTGCTGCGGATCGAGGTGTGGGACACCGGCATCGGCATCCCCACCGACCGGCAGGAGGACATCTTCCAGGAGTTCGTCCAGGTCGGGAACGCCAGCCGCGACCGCGATCAGGGGCTCGGCCTCGGCCTCGCCGTGGTGCGCCGGCTGGCCGGCATGCTGAACCACCCGGTCACCCTGCGCTCCGAACCGGGGCGGGGGTCGGTCTTCCGGGTGGAGGTGCCGCTCGCCGATCCCCCCGCCCCGGCCGAGACGCTGGCGGAGGACTTCCCCGTGACCGCGCGCATGCGGGCCGGCGCCCGCGTGCTGGTGGTCGAGGACGATCCCATCGTGCGCGAGGGGCTGTGCGCGATGATCCGGCAATGGGGACACGAGGTGTTTCCCGCCGCCAGCTTCGGCGAGGCGGTTGAGGCGTTGCGCCGCCACCCCGATCCCGACGTGATCGTCGCCGACTACCGGCTGGGCGAGGGGCACTCTGGCACCGAAACCATCCGCGAGGTGCGGCGGCGGTCGAAGCGCCCGATCCCCGGCATCCTGGTGACCGGCGACACCGCCCCGGAGCGTCTGGCCGAGGCCGAGGCCGGCAAGTTCAGCATCCTGCACAAGCCCGTCCTGGCCGACGACCTGCGCCGGGCCATCGCGCTGGCCCTGGCCCCGGCCGCGTTGGCCCCACCGGCGCCGTCCGCGCCGTCCGGCGCGGCGCCGCGCGAATTGGTCGACTGA
- a CDS encoding replication protein RepA — translation MGDVHQLIMTHGRREARNLVDPKRASVVDVAAAVLEDESNALGITYSGFCLTSLPHRKLAPDAEWRRDQGRVTLLVEPGKERKRDGSLMPVGVPYGAKARLILLYLQTRAIQDNSREIELGRSMNDWLDRMGVSAGGSTYKAVQEQATRINLCRLTFFWDKDGAEGFAKENIVNGGIRLRDDDGQGTLWRETVQLSETFFAALKRSPVPIWEPAIRHIGGCSMAIDVYVWLAYRLHVLRDPIPVTWKALFTQFGGGYKELKHFKPEFRVALDLALAVYEAARVEFSDTGVLLYPSPPPIPERKILPAARG, via the coding sequence ATGGGCGACGTGCACCAACTCATCATGACGCATGGCCGGCGCGAGGCGCGGAACCTCGTGGACCCGAAGCGGGCCAGCGTCGTCGATGTCGCGGCGGCGGTGCTGGAGGACGAGTCCAACGCGCTGGGCATCACCTATTCCGGATTCTGCCTGACCAGCCTGCCCCACCGGAAGCTGGCGCCGGACGCCGAATGGCGCCGCGACCAGGGCCGCGTCACCCTGCTGGTCGAGCCGGGCAAGGAGCGCAAGCGCGACGGCAGCCTCATGCCGGTCGGTGTCCCCTACGGCGCCAAGGCGCGGCTGATCCTGCTCTATCTCCAGACCCGCGCCATCCAGGACAACAGCCGCGAGATCGAGCTTGGCCGCTCGATGAACGACTGGCTCGACCGCATGGGCGTGTCGGCCGGCGGCTCCACCTACAAGGCGGTGCAGGAGCAGGCAACCCGCATCAACCTGTGCCGGCTGACCTTCTTCTGGGACAAGGACGGGGCCGAGGGCTTCGCCAAGGAGAACATCGTCAACGGCGGCATCCGCCTGCGCGACGACGACGGCCAGGGCACGCTGTGGCGCGAGACGGTGCAGCTGTCGGAAACCTTCTTCGCCGCGCTGAAGCGCTCTCCCGTCCCGATCTGGGAGCCGGCGATCCGCCACATCGGCGGCTGTTCGATGGCGATCGACGTCTATGTCTGGCTGGCCTACCGGCTGCACGTGCTGCGCGACCCGATTCCGGTGACCTGGAAGGCGCTCTTCACCCAGTTCGGCGGCGGCTACAAGGAGCTGAAGCACTTCAAGCCGGAGTTCCGGGTGGCGCTCGACCTCGCGCTGGCCGTCTACGAGGCGGCGCGGGTGGAGTTCTCCGACACCGGCGTCCTGCTCTACCCGTCGCCCCCGCCGATTCCGGAGCGCAAGATTCTCCCCGCCGCGCGCGGGTGA
- the mutS gene encoding DNA mismatch repair protein MutS: MSPITIPPDATPMMAQYLEIKQAHPDCLLFYRMGDFYEMFFEDAVNAARTLDIALTKRGQHLGEDIPMCGVPVHSHESYLQRLIRQGFRVAICEQMEDPAEAKKRGSKSVVKRGVIRIVTPGTLTEDSLLDSRASNWLAAVAEAAGGLGLAWLELSTGELVVQPVERAGLGAALGRLDPQEVLVSEKLCQSPDLYELWGEWKSRLTVQPTPRFDSENGRQRLLTLYGVGTLDAYGQFSRAEVAAAGALVAYVELTQKGRVPRLSPPRRLGPGAVMEIDAATRRNLELTRTLTGDRRGSLLATIDRTVTGAGARLLAAQLSAPLTNPAAIAKRLDMVEFALNEERLRGDLREALRRCPDLERALSRLTLGRGGPRDLAAVRDGLAQASAIRLLLNGHPGGPLPDGLGAVAKGLGEHSELVNQLTQALAPELPLLARDGGFIARDYSYALDELVTLRDESRRLIAGLQVKYAGIAGVPALKIKHNNVLGYHIEVTATHADKLMSEKGREVFMHRQTMANAVRFGTVELSDLERRISEAADKALAVELELFNDLVEEVTSRAEAIAQAAHALAALDVAASLAELAAERRYRRPVVDGSLAFSIKGGRHPVVEAVLDAGNAGPFVANDCDLAPDNRLWLLTGPNMAGKSTFLRQNALIAVLAQMGGFVPAESAHIGVVDRLYSRVGAADDLARGRSTFMVEMVETAAILNQSGDRALVILDEIGRGTATFDGLSIAWACVEHLHDVNRCRALFATHYHELTMLAGKLPGLSCHTMRIKEWQGDVVFLHEVTAGAADRSYGIHVAKLAGLPGAVVGRAEEVLTILESGDQNAAIHRLAEDLPLFSAALKRPPPAPAVSAPAAPPEPSRVEEALKSIDPDSLTPRQALDELYRLRGLLS, encoded by the coding sequence ATGTCGCCCATCACCATTCCCCCCGACGCCACTCCGATGATGGCGCAGTATCTGGAGATCAAGCAGGCCCATCCCGACTGCCTGCTGTTCTACCGGATGGGCGATTTCTACGAGATGTTCTTCGAGGACGCGGTGAACGCCGCCCGGACGCTGGACATCGCGCTGACCAAGCGCGGCCAGCATCTGGGCGAGGACATCCCGATGTGCGGTGTCCCGGTCCACAGCCACGAATCCTACCTGCAGCGCCTGATCCGTCAGGGCTTCCGCGTCGCCATCTGCGAGCAGATGGAGGACCCGGCGGAGGCCAAGAAGCGCGGTTCCAAGTCGGTGGTGAAGCGCGGGGTCATCCGCATCGTCACCCCCGGCACGCTGACCGAGGACAGCCTGCTCGACTCCCGCGCCTCCAACTGGCTGGCCGCGGTGGCGGAGGCGGCGGGCGGCCTCGGGCTGGCCTGGCTGGAGCTGTCCACCGGCGAACTGGTCGTGCAGCCGGTGGAGCGCGCCGGGCTGGGCGCCGCGCTCGGCCGCCTCGACCCGCAGGAGGTTCTGGTCTCCGAGAAGCTGTGCCAGAGCCCGGACCTCTACGAGCTGTGGGGCGAATGGAAGTCCCGCCTGACCGTGCAGCCGACCCCGCGCTTCGACAGCGAGAACGGGCGGCAGCGGCTGCTCACCCTCTACGGCGTCGGCACGCTGGACGCCTACGGCCAGTTCTCCCGCGCCGAGGTGGCGGCGGCCGGCGCGCTGGTCGCCTATGTGGAGCTGACGCAGAAGGGCCGCGTGCCGCGCCTGTCGCCGCCGCGCCGGCTCGGCCCCGGCGCCGTCATGGAGATCGACGCGGCGACCCGCCGCAACCTGGAGCTGACCCGCACCCTGACCGGCGACCGGCGCGGCAGCCTGCTCGCCACCATCGACCGCACGGTGACCGGGGCGGGGGCGCGTCTGCTCGCCGCCCAGCTCTCGGCGCCGCTGACCAACCCCGCGGCCATCGCCAAGCGGCTGGACATGGTCGAATTCGCGCTGAACGAGGAACGGCTGCGCGGCGACCTGCGCGAGGCGCTGCGCCGCTGCCCGGACCTGGAGCGCGCGCTGTCCCGCCTGACCCTGGGGCGCGGCGGCCCGCGCGACCTCGCCGCGGTGCGCGACGGTCTCGCCCAGGCCTCGGCCATCCGCCTGCTGCTCAACGGCCATCCCGGCGGACCGCTGCCCGACGGGCTGGGCGCCGTGGCCAAGGGGCTGGGCGAGCACAGCGAGCTGGTCAATCAGTTGACCCAGGCGCTGGCGCCGGAGCTGCCGCTGCTCGCCCGCGACGGCGGTTTCATCGCGCGCGACTATTCCTACGCGCTGGACGAGCTGGTGACCCTGCGCGACGAAAGCCGGCGGCTGATCGCCGGGCTTCAGGTCAAATACGCCGGCATCGCCGGGGTGCCGGCGCTGAAGATCAAGCACAACAATGTGCTGGGCTATCACATCGAGGTGACGGCGACCCACGCGGACAAGCTGATGTCCGAGAAGGGGCGCGAGGTCTTCATGCACCGCCAGACCATGGCGAACGCCGTGCGCTTCGGCACGGTCGAGCTGTCGGACCTGGAGCGCCGCATCTCCGAGGCCGCCGACAAGGCGCTGGCCGTGGAGCTGGAGCTGTTCAACGACCTCGTGGAGGAGGTGACCAGCCGCGCCGAGGCCATCGCCCAGGCGGCCCACGCGCTGGCCGCGCTGGACGTCGCCGCCTCGCTGGCCGAGCTGGCGGCGGAGCGGCGCTACCGCCGGCCGGTGGTGGACGGCAGCCTCGCCTTCTCGATCAAGGGCGGGCGTCACCCGGTGGTGGAGGCGGTGCTCGACGCCGGCAACGCCGGGCCGTTCGTCGCCAACGACTGCGACCTCGCCCCGGACAACCGGCTGTGGCTGCTGACCGGTCCGAACATGGCGGGTAAATCGACCTTTCTGCGCCAGAACGCGCTGATCGCCGTGCTCGCCCAGATGGGCGGCTTCGTGCCGGCGGAGAGCGCGCACATCGGGGTGGTGGACCGGCTCTACAGCCGCGTGGGTGCGGCCGACGATCTGGCGCGTGGCCGCTCGACCTTCATGGTGGAGATGGTGGAGACGGCGGCCATCCTGAACCAGTCCGGCGACCGCGCGCTGGTCATCCTGGACGAGATCGGGCGCGGCACCGCGACCTTCGACGGCCTGTCGATCGCCTGGGCCTGCGTGGAGCATCTGCACGACGTCAACCGCTGCCGCGCGCTGTTCGCCACCCATTACCACGAGCTGACCATGCTGGCCGGCAAGCTGCCGGGCCTGTCCTGCCACACCATGCGCATCAAGGAATGGCAGGGCGACGTGGTGTTCCTGCACGAGGTGACGGCGGGGGCGGCGGACCGCAGCTACGGCATCCATGTGGCGAAGCTGGCCGGCCTGCCCGGCGCCGTGGTGGGCCGCGCCGAGGAGGTGCTGACCATCCTGGAATCGGGCGACCAGAACGCGGCCATCCACCGTCTGGCCGAGGATCTGCCGCTGTTCAGCGCCGCCCTGAAGCGCCCGCCGCCGGCTCCCGCGGTGTCGGCGCCCGCCGCCCCGCCGGAACCGTCGCGGGTGGAGGAGGCGCTGAAGTCCATCGACCCGGACAGCCTGACGCCGCGTCAGGCGCTCGACGAGTTGTACCGTCTGCGGGGATTGCTCTCCTAA